One Primulina eburnea isolate SZY01 chromosome 4, ASM2296580v1, whole genome shotgun sequence genomic window, GCGTGGTAAATTGAGATGGATTATTAATGTACATATAATCTATATATAGTTATAATGTTACTTATGACTTTTTTTATAAGCTAAGTTGAACTCGATCTCGATCAATTTTAGAAAGTCGGACTTGCTTGATTCTAGTTGCATCATTTTGGGATTGGTACATGATCATACTTTaatgatatttttcatttttgagaATGATATTCTCAAAATGCTTTGAATTTGATAAAAAAAGTATGAGGACTAAAGTTATAAACTACCATAATTTAAAAGGACTAAAATGCGATATGACGAATGAGGAAGTAAGAGCGGCGCATATTTTTGACTGATATAACAATGACCAATGAGTCGGTCTTGAGATGTACCCATCTAAACTTGTAGTGCGTGGTCCAAAATAATatcttcaaatatatatatatatatatatatatatatatattgaattttcaaaatataataataataatagtaacaATGAAAGAGTTAAATATAGAGAATCCATTGTTTTTAATGGTATGAGAATCCGCAACCACTATCTTTCGATGCGTATTGATTAAACCTCTGAACTAACGCAATAATCTACAAAATATAATAGTATAGTAAACAATACTGGGCAAATTTTGTTTGACAAGTTTGCTAAAAAAATGTTAAtagaaaatttcgaatttttgatAATTGAACAAATGCTCGTGTATTCCATCAATTCAAAGAAGGTGAGAATCGATTGTTCTTTGTACATAGATTGGTCCATAAGAGGGGGTGGGTTCTAGATCGTGACGACTTTGAAAATTTGTGTAGTTAAGTTAATCGAAAAAATAGCAATTAATGCGATATGGGCAGGGGATGTTTGGATTATATTTATAATCTAAATAGGTTATAAGTTCTTTTactataataaatataattaaatttgaaaaataagttAGGCTCAcctttttttcttaaaataaattttatatcgaAAACCAAtgtagagtaggtctcttgtgagacgatctcacgaatctttacctatgagacatgtcaaccctaccgatattcataataaaaagtaatacttttctgCGATGACGcgaataagatatctgtcttacaaaatacgaccagTGAAACCCGTCTCACAAGTTTGTGTGAATAATTTATTCTGACAACTTATAAATATCtttataaaacaaaaaatatgcatcctaaataaattaaGTTGTAAGTTTATATAATAGAATGTAGCTGTTATAATATCTGGACCattataaatttatatcttATTGTAATTTTTACcgttattaatttaaaattataattaaactTTTTTTAAACTCCCACGgagataaaataattaaatagttTTTGTATTTTACATAAATTCTGGATTATATATTTTACTACAATTAACTGCATTAATACTTgaagaaaattatttaaaaattctgGATTAGaagatttataaatatatattttcagaatttttattattttaaaaggtCGGACAGCTGGATGGTCCATGCTGGGACCAAGAATCATAAAAACGTGTTACGGGAAAATTGAACTGGAAACAATTGGAATTCCGTGTGTCCTGCCAACGTGCAAAACGACTTTACCTCGCCTACAAACATTCAATTCTTCACACTGCGTACAAGTGAAATTTGGAAATAAAATTgttgtaattaaatattattattttaggaGTTTTGAACATCGAgaaattaaatgtaattatattattttaggagttttatacattttaattttaaatgattcATACGGGTTTTGTCCGTTCAATCTGGaatcaattaattcaacatCAATGGTGAATCAGATTGAGTTGCTTCAAAATAGATCCAGAACGATTTTAATCCGACACCAGAACTACTTCAGGATCAGTTTCATACTATTATACTAGACAATTCGGAACCGGTTTAATCCGATCAGTTGACATGccttattttaataaataaggcattcacgataaaaagtaattACTAAATAAAGCTCTTTTCAATCGTGCTTGTTGATGTATAactaattattatattaattaaaatgcaagagtaggtctcttgtgcaGGCCaactctactgatattcacgataaaaagtaatactcttaacataaacaataatatttttcatagatgactcaaataagatatctgtcttataaaatacgactcatgaaatcgtttcacacaagtttttgccaaaatttgCTATATGTTAAATTAATATTGCAGCAAAAAAAATGTTATTACaacataaatatattaattaacgataattaatatttttatttgagtaTTTAATTAGAAAATGTTTAAAAAGAAACCCAAAACAGATGTGAATATGATTCTCTGAATTAGATATCAATGTTTTTTTGTCTGAATAATAATGTTTCTGCACCATTTTGTCCGAAAGGTGTTGTTTTTGTTTGATGAAAGAATTAGGTGAGAGACGAAAGACCTTTAGGACATGTGTGTAGATGTACGTATGCATGCATGTAAATATAAAATGTATACATAGATAGACATATGTTGTCGTAATTTTCTGTATCGCTTCAATTTTTTCGTGTCACgtcaatattttttataaaattagactaaaataaaaaaaagttatttaacaaaatcaaattttaaatatttcgtGAATAAAAATTTAAAGCGATACAAGTTAAAGTCGAAAAAgttattttttctttaattattttccattatttcttcttattttttttgttcaaaTTACATGCAACCATTGAAGAAAGATGTGTCTTTTGAGTGCGAAAGCTCCAATAGTCGATGTTGATCTCAAAATTTTTCAACCGTACACTCCATATCCCACTTTTTCTACTGTGCGCGGCTGTGCTAAAATGAGCCGGGTCCCGACATTTTCTATAGCTAGAAAAAACCGTCAGTTCCCACACTCCAtattataataaatcataaaaatcaatttttactATGTCATTACCTTTACACACTAGTGATACAGTGGAATAAACATATATCAACATGAGAGACGTTAATTCGATCTCATTCAAAAACCTTGACCATATaataaagacaaaaatttgtgtgaaacgatctcacgagtcgtattttgtgagacgaatctgatcttatttaggtcattcatgaaaaaatattattattttttatgctaagagtattattttttattgtgaatatcggtagggttgacccgttccaagataaagattcgtgatgtcgtctcacaagagatgtactctataataaattattagatCTTCCCCATCCGcattagaaaaatatttacataGATAAATGTCAAATATCTCGAATTTACTCTTATTTCATCCTCTGTCGATTGTTAGGCGACTAGAATATTAGAAATGATGAATTGATGGAGTGTGCGGAGACATGCCTTCCCCGCCAATAGggctgcaaacgaaccgaacatgttcgcgagtttttcgagccggctcgataaatattcgattcgtattcgaacttatcgaatttgagccgaactcgaacacgttcgaactttttttcgagccgaactcgagcccaaattattttgttcgctaatattttattaatataatataattatatatatatatatacatttcgaatatttcgagcatttcgagctttcgaaccttaatatccgagcaataattcgaatagttcacgaatatattcgaatgtttcgagccgaactcgaactcgaacttcatttcgagccgagttcgagcccaaatatttgaaattatcgaacttcaaatcgagctcgaactcgaatatacctatttcgagccgaattcgagcctgacttttttactattattcggCTCGATTCGGTTCGGTTGCACCTCTACCCGCCAATATGATCCCAAggagaaattttaaaaataaaataatataataatttcattttctttttacactaaaataaaaatttaggcACAAATTTTTTTACTTGCTATGAATAAAGTttcataaaacaaaaaaatatataatatagataATAGAGGGCATGCTTGCTTTTTCGAAGTTGATAAGAATTTGTATAGTACAATTTTTTTCCTTAATTATTTTTTCCCCCTGAATTTGCACTAAAATACGCTGAAAATTTGCTAAAGTGCGCATTGGATCTTTATATAAACCAAATGGTACATTCTCCCTTTGTCACACATTACTCAACAACCGTAGAATACTCTCCAACTATTTCAACACGCTTTCTTCCTTCAAACTCGAGATGGTCCGGTTCCTTCCATTCCCTTTGCATCTCCAATCCAACAAGCCCGGCCAAGAATCTGATGAATTCCAATCCAATCTCTATTCAGATTCATCTTCTAACTCATCTCTAGCTTCACAATCAAGTTTACAGTCTGTGCCTTCCCTAAGTGCTCCATCTTCCTACAACTTCGAACCACCCGCATCCGCCTCCGCGTACCACCAGGGATTGGTCACACTCAAAGGCCACTCCTCGTATGTGTTCTCTCTCACCCTCGCCGGGAAATATCTGTACAGTGCGGATTCCAATGGTGAAATCCGGGTATGGGATAGGATTAACCCTTCTGACAACAATTCATGTAACGGGTACACTGTTGCAGAAGGCTACGGTGCGGTGAAGTTTATGGTGGTTTTAGGAGAGAAGCTCTTCACGGCGCACCAGGATAACAAGATTCGTGTCTGGAAAGTCGATAACAGCTCTTTTCCTGCGCAGAAGTACAAGATTAATGCAACGTTGCCGACTATAAACGACAGATGCAGCAAACTTTTCTCCGCAAGAAACTATGTTAAAGTCCGCAAGAACAAGAAATGCACGTGGGTTCATCATATCGATGCCGTCTCAGCTCTATCTTTATCAAAAGACGGATCTTTGCTGTACTCAGTTTCATGGGATAGAACCCTCAAACTCTGGAGAACTGCTGACTTCAGGTGCTTAGAATCTGTGCAGAACGCGCACGACGACGCTATAAACGCGGTCGTTTCATCCGCAGATGGACATATATACACAGGCTCGGCAGATAAGAAGATTAAAGTGTGGAAGAAGAATGAGGGAGACCAAAAGCACTCACTCGTTGCCACTTTAGAGAAGCACAAATCCGCCGTTAACGCTTTGGCTTTAAGCACAGACGGGTCAGTGTTATACTCCGGCGCCTGCGACAGGTCGATAATTGTGTGGGGAAAAGACGGTGGCGCCGCCCATATGGTGGTGGCGGGAGCGCTGAGAGGGCATACAAAGGCTATTCTGTGCTTAACTGTGGTCGCGGACTTGCTTTGCAGTGGATCAGCCGATAAAACAGTGAGAGTTTGGAGAAGAGGGACAGGGAAGAGTTACAGTTGCCTAGCTGTGCTTGAAGGGCATAAAAGTCCAATAAAATGTTTGACAGCAGCTTTGGATGACAATACCAGTAATGATCATTCTGGTAAATCCTGTCTAGTTTACAGTGGGAGTTTGGATTTTGATGTGAAAACTTGGCAAATTTGGCTGCCCTCTACTTAGATTTTTGTTGTCTGGCTCTCTCTTTTTTCCCCTTTTTCTTTACTTTTGGACCATACAATGTACATGGAAATGAAATTTCAATTCAAGATTTCCTTAGTTGTGTGTGTTTTTCTTGGTTAACTTTTCAAGAAGGGCTGGTGTTATTGCATGAGTTTGGATCGAAATGATTGTAGGAAAAAAAGTTTGTTTgagtaaaatatttcaaatttgtgGATATATACTAATTCTAagttcctttttctttttcaacgTAGTTAATTATCATTAATATGTTCACTTTGTATCATTTATTGTACACATTTGATGGATACTATCCAAATCATAGATATTTTTCTCTTTCGCATGCCTCACCATAAGTTACTTGATAACATGCAAGATGTAACCCTCACATTTTTCAAGGATGGATGGTGGCAATTGTTAGAAAGATACGGTTTACAAGATGGATCAAAATTATGATTTAATCGATATGAAGATGGTTGAGATTTGAACTTCAAACGAATAGCAAAAGGAGGCAAGAGATCCACGCAGTTAACTTTATTGGATATTATGTTATTCTCATCCGGTCCTGCAGGTTTTGTACATCACCAAGCCTGAAATTGCTATAATTCACGCTTAGCGATGTTCCACACTCGAATTTATCACCGTTTTGTTCATGTTATCCATATAAATATATGACATATGTGTTGAGTTGATAAATAATGCTGAGTGGATAAATCATCGTCACTCATTCAATCATGATATATGAATGAGTGATCATTATTCATCActcaatacacatattatatactaaataaataaaaacaccaCCCATATAGATAATATCAACCTAACATTTTTTCACAAACAAATTAAAAGTCATACTTAAAATAGTAATAAAAGGCTGGTATTTCAATGTTTCTTATTTATTGACTAGAGTTGTTACCAAACCACTTTTTGAAATCCCACCTCACtccaatattatattatatatatatatatatatatatatatatatatatatatatatatatatatatatatatatatatatatattaaagctATTTAGATATATAAACGATTCGAGTCGAGCCGAAGAATATCAAGCCCGAGCTAATTTGTTTAGAGTATATATAGGTTTTAGCTCGATTCGAACTTTTATAATGAGGTTCGAGCTCAGATGATTTTAAAACTATTAAGCCAGCGAACAactcgtttatcatgtttaacGAGTCTATCTCGAGCTCAGCTTCGAGCTTTTATAATGAGGTTCGAGCTCAGatcgttttaaaacttttaagcTTGCGAACAGCTCGTATATCATGTTTAATGAGTCTGTCTCTAGCTCGACTTGTCGAGCGGGCTTGTTTTCGAGCTCGTTGAGTATTTTTTATCCAAAATACCTAATAAGACATGAGAATTTAAGGCGCTTCTCATTTTACAATATTTCAATCACTTCACTTATACTCAGATTTCAATGTTGGACAATTCAAGTTATTATTGTACACTCAAAGCCCAACAAATTAGTCGAACTCCCGTTCGTGAACATGCTCGCTATTTTATGTGTCGAATATCGTTAAACTCGAGCTTAGTTCGATAAAATTGTCGAATTCGATAAGCTTAAAGAACGATCTAAATCTCGAATGAGTTTTTTTACTAAGTCGAGCTCCAGTAGCTTACGAGCTGCTTGATTCGTTTACATCTCTATATTTATTTACACTCCATAATATTTATGTACGtcactgaataactgaaaaaatATCTAAGCACATGAGGTATCATAATTAACCACTATATGAAACATGGTTTAATTTACTATCATAGGTATAACGTggtgaaaaaaatttattaaatttaattgTCTGAGAGCGTACTTCACTTTATTtaaacataatcatgaatcagtAATCAAATTCATGGTTAACAAGCatctaaaatttaataaattaaataaagtggGTGGGAGTTAGGCTAAAAGTCACATTTCCAGCCTAATCAACGTTTAATTCACATCACTTCTATCATGATCATACGAATCCCTACGTTCGCCTCATATCAAAAGAAAATCTTTTCACATTTGAGATGGAGATGAATCGAACTTTTGGAGACAGGGAATAAAATGAGTCaaacaataataattaaatcGAAGGACAAAGTTCATCAATAATGTACCCAAATTGGTCCTAATGTTTTTTAATACTACTTTTCTCCTACATCGTGTTTTCCATGTTATATGTTAATTTCTTACTTGGAAATTAATAATAGTGTTTGATATTCCTTTAATCATCACTTTGAATAGAAAATTTGGGTTGATGTTGGAAAAATATGCTGCCTAATTCATAATGGTGATTGATTAAGGAATAAATTATAATTCCCGATTCAGTGATTTGGGCGTTGGTTATTTGTTAAGAAAAGGATATCCAGATTCTGTGCTTGAGTCAAAGCATTGTGTAAATGTATACATTTCAACCTCACTTATAGCTGCCTCATGCTGCCTATTTCATGTTGCTAAACAAGTCCTACAAGTTAGAAGTATGTTTCAGTTTCAAATCCGTCGTTGGCGACTACGCTCGAGCAGTTCTTCCCAATCGATGAAACGCTCCAGCAACTCTGTTTGGTTCAACACCAAACAATCATCGTCCTTCCCAAACCAGTCATACCGTCGTTTGGCAACGTAATCATAAACAACGTCTCTCAAAGGAGTGGGGATGATCATGAGGGAACTCAATGAAGAATAAGGAAATGGCAAGTAAGATAGAACCCTCAAACCAGCTGCAGAGAAATTGGAATTGAGAAATTGTTAGAATAAACTACTCCACCGTGGAGCTATCTGTTTGAAAATAAGTATGAAAACTGACAAATACTTCGATGAAGATAAGACAATACCTTTACGAAAACGACAATAACTACTAATTTAACAATATCGAACAAGAGTGTAAATGGAAGAAGGAGGATTCATTATGCAAACCAAGTAAAAGCAAAACCACAAATCAGCAACAAAAGCAATTAAGCGAGATTTATCTGAACGGGATTTTAATATTCAACAGATTATTTGTCAGCACAAGACATCGTGATCAGTTAATGTTAATGTAGTGTGAGGatcagtaaaataaataaattaccaGTAGAGCCTTGATGATATAAACCAGGTCCTTCAATAAACAGGATGCGACGAAGAACATCATCTACGATCAACTCCACTCACTCGCATGTAAGGCTCAGCAGCTTTTGATTGTAGGCAACAAAACTTAATTTTCTTATCCTTGTCAGCCCGAATTATCCATTTCACTCCTGCATATTGAAGTATTAATAAGAGGTGAACAGTTCTGAGCAGGAGCGTCCAAGCAAGATAAGAGTAACAATGATAAACAACAAGAGTTACTTGGTGGACCACAACATGTTAACAGTTAACACACAAAAGCAGCAATTGAGTCGTTAAATCTTGAAAATCTTTGTTAAGTGACATTGGAAGAGATTGCATGCATTAGAATCCTTTCAAATTTGCAAGAAACAATGTTTATCACCACCACATAACAAATTTTGGAAGGCATGATTTTGACACCTCGACAGAGTAGTATAAATACATACATTTTAAGGATTTCTAAGGATCAACCACCTAAATTGACTGATCCAAGCATCTTTATACAAAAAATCTATTGCTGATGACAAAGGATCGTAAAGTCATAAGCAAGACAATTAGGCAACAAACACCAACTTCTCACCTTAAAATACATTaccctttctttcttttttttttcgttttCCATTTTTCATTTCAATACCAAGGGACCTACATTGGTGACTAACTGGagattccctttgaacaattatCAAATATGTTTGGAAAAAGAAAAACCGACACCTAATAAACATAATTAACTTCGATAGAAAAAATCATCATGTCAGCAAGGCGTGCCATTGACAAAGCATACCTATGCAATATAAATGACCAGTAACAATTGACATAGCAAGATAACATAGTTGGAGCAGCGACCATTTCAGATAGGAGACAACATATAAAGGGAGTCAATCTAGATTACAAAGGATGAAGCACCAATATTGGCGGCAGATTATGGATCATGCTGTAAATAGTATTTTTTTAGTTGATTCCATAATTTCAATCATGT contains:
- the LOC140830658 gene encoding protein JINGUBANG is translated as MVRFLPFPLHLQSNKPGQESDEFQSNLYSDSSSNSSLASQSSLQSVPSLSAPSSYNFEPPASASAYHQGLVTLKGHSSYVFSLTLAGKYLYSADSNGEIRVWDRINPSDNNSCNGYTVAEGYGAVKFMVVLGEKLFTAHQDNKIRVWKVDNSSFPAQKYKINATLPTINDRCSKLFSARNYVKVRKNKKCTWVHHIDAVSALSLSKDGSLLYSVSWDRTLKLWRTADFRCLESVQNAHDDAINAVVSSADGHIYTGSADKKIKVWKKNEGDQKHSLVATLEKHKSAVNALALSTDGSVLYSGACDRSIIVWGKDGGAAHMVVAGALRGHTKAILCLTVVADLLCSGSADKTVRVWRRGTGKSYSCLAVLEGHKSPIKCLTAALDDNTSNDHSGKSCLVYSGSLDFDVKTWQIWLPST
- the LOC140830659 gene encoding LOW QUALITY PROTEIN: uncharacterized protein (The sequence of the model RefSeq protein was modified relative to this genomic sequence to represent the inferred CDS: deleted 1 base in 1 codon) codes for the protein MAVLRRGVRAALTAFIVGRESWSATSTPLIRRLYSTDSLYSLLSSPADPMLLEESDAAVVVDAVEMAPTLLQPRVVVYDGVCHLCHSGVKWIIRADKDKKIKFCCLQSKAAEPYMRVSGVDRDDVLRRILFIEGPGLYHQGSTAGLRVLSYLPFPYSSLSSLMIIPTPLRDVVYDYVAKRRYDWFGKDDDCLVLNQTELLERFIDWEELLERSRQRRI